A window from Sinorhizobium fredii encodes these proteins:
- a CDS encoding ABC-F family ATP-binding cassette domain-containing protein has translation MAPPILKLDDIFLTFGGTPLLAGANLQVEPGDRICLVGRNGSGKSTLMKIAAGLAEAQSGEVFRHPSVTIRYLHQAPDFDGFDTVQAYAEAGLGPGDDHYRVTYLLQHLGLTGEEDPKRLSGGEARRAALARVLAPEPDILLLDEPTNHLDLPTIEWLEDELSRSRSALVLISHDRRFLEKVSTATVWLDRGQSRRLDRGFAHFEAWRDEVLEAEELEQHKLGKAIEREEHWLRYGVTARRKRNMRRLGELQDMRARHRGQKGPQGTIQATVADARESGKLVIEADKITKAYSERTIVAPFSIRVHRGDRIGLVGPNGAGKTTLLKLLTGQIEPDSGRVKLGTNLEMATLDQKREDLNFDETLAHYLTDGRGETLLVNGEQRHVTGYMKEFLFQPEQARTPISELSGGERARLILARILASATNLLILDEPTNDLDIETLDLLQEIVAGFAGTVILVSHDRDFLDRTVTSTIAPANPEAPDGRWIEYAGGYSDMMAQRRGAIEERRRAEKAEKTKPSETAAEAVEPQKAKGKLSYKQKFALENLPKEIASTEAEIAKREEKMHDPALFSRDPEGFAKLAAELEKLKEKLARMEEEWLQLEMLREELEG, from the coding sequence TTGGCGCCCCCCATCCTCAAGCTTGACGACATCTTCCTGACCTTCGGCGGCACGCCGCTTCTCGCCGGCGCCAATCTGCAGGTCGAGCCCGGCGACCGCATCTGCCTCGTCGGCCGAAACGGATCCGGCAAGTCGACGCTGATGAAAATCGCCGCGGGCCTCGCCGAGGCGCAGTCCGGAGAGGTTTTCCGGCACCCGTCGGTGACAATCCGCTATCTGCACCAGGCGCCGGATTTCGACGGCTTCGATACGGTGCAGGCCTATGCGGAGGCGGGGCTGGGACCCGGCGACGATCACTACCGCGTCACTTACCTGTTGCAGCATCTGGGGCTGACCGGCGAGGAAGACCCGAAGCGCCTCTCCGGCGGCGAGGCGCGGCGCGCCGCGCTTGCCCGTGTGCTCGCGCCGGAGCCCGACATCCTGCTTCTCGACGAGCCGACCAACCATCTCGACCTGCCGACGATCGAGTGGCTCGAAGACGAGCTCAGCCGCAGCCGCTCGGCACTCGTCTTGATCTCGCACGACCGGCGCTTTCTCGAAAAAGTCTCGACCGCCACCGTCTGGCTCGATCGCGGCCAGTCGCGCCGGCTCGACCGCGGCTTCGCCCATTTCGAAGCCTGGCGCGACGAGGTACTGGAGGCGGAGGAGCTCGAACAGCACAAGCTCGGCAAGGCGATCGAGCGCGAGGAGCACTGGCTGCGCTACGGCGTCACGGCGCGGCGCAAGCGCAACATGCGCCGCCTCGGCGAGCTGCAGGACATGCGGGCGCGCCACCGCGGCCAAAAGGGGCCGCAGGGGACGATCCAGGCGACCGTCGCCGATGCCAGGGAATCCGGCAAGCTGGTCATCGAGGCGGACAAGATCACCAAGGCCTATAGCGAGCGCACGATCGTCGCGCCCTTTTCGATCCGCGTCCATCGCGGCGACCGCATCGGCCTGGTCGGCCCGAACGGCGCCGGCAAGACGACGCTGCTGAAGCTCCTGACCGGACAGATCGAGCCGGATTCCGGCAGGGTAAAGCTCGGGACCAATCTGGAGATGGCGACGCTCGACCAGAAGCGCGAGGATCTGAACTTCGACGAGACGCTGGCGCACTACCTGACCGACGGACGCGGCGAGACGCTTCTCGTCAACGGCGAGCAGCGCCACGTCACCGGCTACATGAAGGAATTCCTCTTCCAGCCGGAACAGGCGCGCACGCCGATCAGCGAACTTTCCGGCGGCGAGAGGGCGCGGCTGATCCTCGCCCGCATCCTGGCGAGCGCCACCAACCTGCTGATCCTCGACGAGCCGACCAACGATCTCGACATCGAGACGCTCGACCTGCTGCAGGAAATCGTCGCCGGCTTCGCCGGAACGGTGATCCTCGTCAGCCACGACCGCGATTTCCTCGACCGCACCGTGACCTCGACCATAGCGCCGGCCAATCCGGAGGCGCCGGACGGCCGCTGGATCGAATATGCCGGCGGCTATTCCGACATGATGGCGCAGCGCCGTGGCGCGATCGAGGAGCGGCGCCGGGCCGAAAAGGCCGAGAAGACCAAGCCGAGCGAAACGGCAGCCGAAGCGGTCGAACCGCAGAAGGCCAAGGGCAAGCTCTCCTACAAGCAGAAATTCGCGCTGGAGAACCTGCCGAAGGAGATCGCCAGCACCGAGGCCGAAATCGCCAAACGCGAAGAGAAGATGCACGATCCGGCGCTCTTTTCCCGCGATCCGGAAGGCTTCGCCAAGCTCGCCGCCGAGCTCGAAAAGCTGAAGGAGAAGCTGGCGCGCATGGAGGAGGAATGGCTGCAGCTCGAAATGCTGCGTGAGGAACTAGAGGGCTGA
- a CDS encoding thiamine diphosphokinase gives MTRSTFTILLGGALSLTERLTAQLSGSRFIAADGGMRHAKTLGIVPDLWVGDFDSTDETLLAAFAQVPRENYPAAKNATDGEIAVEAALARGATTLIFAGALGGTRSDHAFLHLLQLAALAEEGHDAFMTSGEEEAYPLMPGTREIDLPKGSLFSVLGFTELSGLSIENVRYPLDGFALSFGSSRTISNVAEGPVRFFLKSGRAVVLARPYDLSGA, from the coding sequence ATGACCCGATCGACCTTCACCATTCTTCTCGGCGGCGCGCTCAGCTTGACGGAGCGGCTGACGGCGCAGCTTTCCGGCAGCCGGTTCATCGCGGCGGACGGCGGCATGCGCCACGCGAAGACCCTCGGCATCGTCCCGGATCTCTGGGTCGGCGATTTCGATTCGACCGACGAAACGCTGCTGGCGGCATTCGCCCAAGTCCCGCGGGAAAACTATCCCGCCGCCAAGAACGCCACCGATGGCGAGATCGCGGTCGAGGCCGCGCTTGCGCGCGGTGCGACCACGCTGATCTTCGCCGGCGCGCTCGGCGGCACCCGCAGCGACCATGCCTTCCTGCATCTCTTGCAACTCGCGGCGCTTGCGGAAGAGGGCCACGATGCGTTCATGACCTCGGGCGAGGAGGAGGCCTATCCGCTGATGCCGGGCACCCGTGAGATCGACCTGCCGAAGGGCAGCCTGTTTTCGGTCCTCGGATTCACCGAGCTTTCCGGACTGTCGATCGAAAACGTCCGCTATCCGCTCGACGGCTTCGCGCTTTCCTTCGGATCGTCCCGGACCATTTCCAACGTCGCGGAAGGTCCGGTCCGCTTCTTCCTGAAATCCGGCCGGGCCGTGGTCCTCGCCCGCCCCTACGATCTTTCCGGAGCCTGA
- a CDS encoding GNAT family N-acetyltransferase: MPDMLVRLYALPEDRASRLGPDVAIRRALAPERRIVVSWIEERFGTLWAGEAEAAFSSTPTRIHLALCKGELAGFACHDVTALGFFGPTGVDKTLRGRGIGEALLFESLSAMRAAGYAYAIIGGVGPAEFYARAVGAVEIPDSTPGLYADMLLPEESGS; encoded by the coding sequence ATGCCGGATATGCTCGTTCGCCTCTATGCTTTGCCCGAGGATCGCGCGTCCCGGCTCGGCCCCGACGTTGCCATTCGGCGCGCCCTGGCGCCCGAGCGCAGGATCGTCGTCTCCTGGATCGAGGAGCGCTTCGGCACCCTTTGGGCGGGCGAGGCGGAAGCGGCCTTCTCCTCGACGCCGACGCGGATCCATCTCGCGCTCTGCAAGGGCGAGCTTGCCGGCTTTGCCTGCCATGACGTGACGGCGCTCGGCTTCTTCGGTCCGACGGGCGTCGACAAAACATTGCGCGGCCGCGGCATCGGCGAGGCTTTGCTCTTCGAGAGCCTCTCCGCCATGCGCGCCGCCGGCTATGCCTATGCGATCATCGGCGGCGTCGGCCCGGCCGAATTTTACGCGCGCGCCGTCGGCGCGGTGGAGATTCCCGATTCGACGCCCGGCCTCTATGCCGACATGCTGTTGCCAGAGGAAAGCGGAAGTTGA
- the thiB gene encoding thiamine ABC transporter substrate binding subunit: MSSSLHRKILGRLAIATVAIAAFSASAAAAEKTLTIYTYESFITEWGPGAKVAETFGKTCDCKVNYVGVADGVELLTRLKLEGEGSKADIVLGLDTNLVAEAKATGYFAPHGLDTKGLKVPGDFSDDTFVPYDFGHFAVVYDTETLKSPPKSLKELVEGDPAQKIVIEDPRTSTPGLGLLLWVKSVYGDKAGEAWAKLKDRVLTVTPGWSEAYGLFTKGEAPMVLSYTTSPAYHMVAENTDRYQAAAFAEGHYIQIEVAGATKNAKEPELARQFLAFMTGPEFQSIIPTTNWMMPVGTTKEPLPEAFGKLVNPEKTLLLPSEEVAANRKAWIDEWLAAMSEN, from the coding sequence ATGTCCAGTTCACTCCATCGCAAGATCCTTGGCCGGCTGGCTATCGCCACCGTGGCCATCGCGGCATTTTCCGCGAGCGCCGCAGCTGCCGAAAAGACGCTGACTATCTACACCTATGAGAGCTTCATCACCGAATGGGGTCCTGGCGCCAAGGTCGCCGAAACCTTCGGCAAGACCTGCGACTGCAAGGTGAATTATGTCGGCGTTGCCGACGGCGTCGAGCTCCTGACGCGGTTGAAGCTGGAAGGCGAGGGTTCGAAGGCCGACATCGTTCTCGGCCTCGATACCAACCTCGTCGCCGAGGCCAAGGCCACCGGCTATTTCGCCCCGCACGGCCTCGACACAAAAGGCCTCAAGGTTCCCGGCGATTTTTCCGACGATACCTTCGTGCCCTATGACTTCGGCCACTTCGCCGTGGTCTACGACACCGAGACCCTGAAGAGCCCGCCGAAGAGCCTCAAGGAGCTGGTCGAGGGCGATCCTGCGCAAAAGATCGTCATCGAAGACCCGCGCACCTCGACGCCCGGCCTCGGCCTGCTGCTCTGGGTGAAATCGGTCTATGGCGACAAGGCCGGCGAGGCTTGGGCCAAGCTCAAGGATCGCGTGCTGACGGTGACCCCCGGCTGGTCGGAAGCCTATGGCCTGTTCACCAAGGGCGAGGCACCGATGGTGCTTTCCTACACCACCTCCCCCGCCTATCACATGGTGGCGGAAAACACGGATCGCTATCAGGCAGCAGCCTTCGCCGAGGGTCACTACATCCAGATCGAAGTGGCCGGCGCGACGAAGAACGCCAAGGAGCCGGAACTCGCCCGCCAGTTCCTGGCCTTCATGACCGGTCCGGAATTCCAGTCGATCATTCCGACCACCAACTGGATGATGCCGGTCGGCACCACCAAGGAGCCGCTGCCGGAAGCCTTTGGCAAACTCGTCAATCCCGAAAAGACCTTGCTGCTGCCCTCGGAGGAGGTCGCGGCCAACCGCAAGGCCTGGATCGACGAATGGCTGGCGGCGATGAGCGAGAACTGA